Proteins encoded together in one Desulfovibrio sp. UCD-KL4C window:
- a CDS encoding sulfite exporter TauE/SafE family protein, producing the protein MIIQALSLGTSAGLYCMVTCAPTIAPLILASPQKGLQSGLRQVATFLAGRLLAYGTLGTLAGLAGRIGHESFAQSNAVFSGSQIALGVLLIAQTFYSCTKKKCPGKNLLFGTKKTIFLAGFLNSLVLCPPILLAVSVAMEKGSPLQGFLFFVFFFLATSIYILPFSFAAIRLNPFFLKYLARMACVCTGCFFIYRGVSFLFLKQYLVY; encoded by the coding sequence GTGATAATTCAAGCCCTATCCCTCGGAACTTCTGCAGGCCTTTATTGTATGGTCACATGCGCGCCTACTATAGCTCCACTCATCCTTGCCTCGCCGCAAAAAGGACTACAATCAGGGTTGCGACAAGTAGCAACTTTTTTGGCAGGAAGACTTCTTGCGTATGGCACACTCGGCACGCTGGCCGGACTTGCAGGTCGCATCGGGCATGAAAGTTTCGCGCAAAGTAACGCGGTTTTTTCAGGTTCTCAAATTGCTTTAGGAGTTCTGCTCATTGCCCAGACTTTTTATAGCTGTACGAAAAAAAAATGCCCGGGAAAAAATCTATTATTCGGTACTAAAAAAACAATTTTTCTTGCAGGTTTTTTAAACAGCCTTGTACTGTGCCCTCCTATTTTACTTGCGGTAAGTGTAGCTATGGAAAAAGGAAGCCCATTACAAGGATTTCTGTTCTTTGTATTCTTCTTCCTGGCCACATCCATCTATATATTACCATTCTCTTTTGCAGCCATCAGGCTCAATCCATTCTTTTTAAAATACTTGGCCAGAATGGCCTGCGTATGCACAGGTTGTTTTTTTATATATCGGGGTGTCTCTTTTCTTTTTTTAAAACAGTATCTTGTTTATTAG
- a CDS encoding metal-sulfur cluster assembly factor, which translates to MSIYNYKPDMIRTNNFIFISISLALSISFVFTSYVTAFSAEFKQNSTNSLAKHHLSTSKLTASECKKNILQSLKKINDPELNINIVDLGLIKEIKCPDEADTLSITIILTSPFCPYIKDLIADIRKTATESAPNKKTTVIVDTKTRWKPSRMTKEGREQLWGNE; encoded by the coding sequence ATGTCTATATATAACTATAAGCCCGATATGATCCGAACTAATAATTTTATATTTATTAGTATTAGTCTCGCACTATCTATTTCTTTTGTCTTCACTTCATATGTAACTGCTTTTTCTGCCGAATTTAAGCAGAACTCAACAAACTCATTAGCAAAACATCATTTATCCACATCTAAACTTACAGCAAGTGAATGCAAAAAAAATATACTTCAATCATTAAAAAAGATTAACGACCCAGAGCTTAATATTAATATTGTTGATCTAGGATTAATAAAAGAAATTAAGTGTCCTGATGAAGCTGATACTCTATCTATTACTATTATTTTAACTTCTCCATTTTGCCCTTACATAAAAGATCTTATTGCAGATATTCGTAAAACAGCCACTGAATCAGCTCCTAATAAAAAGACCACAGTTATTGTTGATACCAAAACAAGATGGAAACCTTCGCGCATGACAAAAGAAGGCCGCGAACAACTTTGGGGAAATGAGTGA
- a CDS encoding MBL fold metallo-hydrolase yields MAHSITDKGRRKALKAFLCLAAFPLLVSNAEAKESGNKAPSIPKDIPKGLPKMLFDNTPLVPTKVFDNLYCIGSKSVVSWVLKTSDGLILIDSMWDNRDAQLILDGLTKVGLDPVDIKMIMLTHGHGDHYGGAQYIKDKYNAKILMTERDFHFMNEMNKGANGPRSPKCKVDAFIHDGQKVTLGDTTMTVVETPGHTPGCASFIYPAKENGKTYMVGQWGGSGLPRALEDKLDYRKSIDHFDKYISAEHVNVMVTAHLFTENGYKKLDGCRSRKAGDKNPFYVGETGYSDYLNRLRSWVDKAIVDQKKKA; encoded by the coding sequence ATGGCTCACTCAATTACGGATAAAGGACGCCGCAAAGCTTTAAAAGCATTTCTTTGTCTGGCAGCATTTCCTCTTCTTGTTTCTAATGCAGAGGCTAAGGAGAGTGGGAATAAAGCACCAAGCATACCTAAAGATATACCCAAAGGTCTTCCTAAGATGTTGTTTGACAATACACCCTTAGTGCCAACTAAAGTTTTTGACAATTTGTACTGTATTGGCAGTAAAAGTGTTGTTTCATGGGTATTAAAAACTTCAGATGGCCTTATTTTGATCGATTCCATGTGGGATAATCGGGATGCTCAGCTTATTTTAGATGGTCTTACGAAAGTTGGTCTAGACCCTGTTGATATTAAAATGATAATGCTCACCCATGGTCATGGTGATCATTATGGTGGAGCTCAATATATAAAAGATAAATATAACGCCAAGATACTTATGACTGAGAGAGACTTTCATTTTATGAATGAAATGAATAAGGGAGCTAATGGTCCCCGTTCTCCAAAGTGCAAAGTAGATGCGTTTATTCATGATGGGCAGAAGGTTACTCTTGGAGACACAACCATGACTGTTGTTGAAACTCCTGGCCATACTCCCGGATGTGCATCCTTTATTTACCCAGCCAAAGAAAACGGTAAAACTTACATGGTTGGTCAATGGGGTGGCAGCGGTCTTCCCAGAGCTCTGGAAGATAAGCTGGATTATCGCAAATCGATAGATCATTTTGATAAGTATATCAGCGCTGAACATGTCAATGTTATGGTAACTGCTCATTTATTTACCGAAAATGGATATAAAAAGCTTGATGGATGCAGAAGCAGAAAAGCTGGAGATAAAAATCCGTTTTATGTAGGTGAAACAGGGTATTCAGATTATTTGAACAGGTTACGCAGTTGGGTTGATAAAGCAATAGTAGATCAGAAGAAGAAAGCTTAG
- a CDS encoding GNAT family N-acetyltransferase translates to MDSEKLKKANIDNLTSLWKKMGAKAKTASTQIEYYSALRWPNRCWFDWAIDTDSIDDIESVLTLIKQDQIMPIWDKIGKKIGKLEQSLINNGFSVMLEQTAMVLNSKDFLKHDSSTSDIKSVSSLEDVETWVNVGSKAFGYQIDAQVISKLVSYDDIKLFIYYYENIPAGTALLHKTDKVIGVHQVGVSPEFQGKRIGSLLMKFLISVCKEWQGEFITLQASSAGKGLYERLGFRPQFMIRSYRRK, encoded by the coding sequence ATGGATAGCGAAAAACTTAAAAAAGCCAATATTGATAACCTGACTAGCCTTTGGAAAAAAATGGGTGCGAAGGCTAAAACTGCTTCCACGCAAATAGAATATTATTCAGCTCTAAGATGGCCTAATCGCTGTTGGTTTGACTGGGCTATAGATACTGATTCTATTGATGATATTGAAAGTGTTTTGACTCTTATCAAACAAGATCAGATTATGCCCATTTGGGATAAAATTGGAAAGAAAATTGGAAAATTAGAGCAGTCACTTATAAATAACGGGTTTAGCGTAATGTTAGAGCAGACTGCCATGGTATTAAACTCAAAAGATTTTTTAAAACATGATTCTTCTACAAGTGATATTAAGTCGGTCAGTTCCTTAGAAGATGTCGAAACTTGGGTGAACGTTGGTAGCAAGGCTTTTGGATATCAGATTGATGCGCAGGTTATCAGCAAGCTTGTCTCTTATGATGATATCAAATTATTTATATACTATTATGAAAACATTCCCGCAGGCACCGCGTTGCTGCACAAAACAGACAAAGTTATCGGAGTGCACCAAGTCGGAGTTTCACCTGAGTTTCAGGGGAAAAGAATTGGTTCGTTATTAATGAAATTTTTGATTTCAGTATGCAAAGAATGGCAGGGGGAATTCATTACTTTGCAAGCTTCATCCGCAGGTAAAGGGCTTTACGAACGTCTCGGGTTTAGGCCCCAATTCATGATTAGAAGCTACCGTCGAAAGTAA
- a CDS encoding molybdopterin-dependent oxidoreductase, with protein MKTYKTICPYDCPTSCGLLVESDGERIVKVKGDPADPISKGLICRKMQRYEKSVHSPDRILTPLKRTGAKGSGEFIPISWDEAISTITDHWKQTLDELGPDSILPFYYSGVMSLIQRNCGDALFNKMGACSLIKTLCCSAKGVGYSTVVGNTGCLDPRELSDSDFYIVWGSNMKATRLQSMPDIVKARKLGKRVVLIESYAKEMESYCDQVVLVTPGTDGALALAMMHVLVEEGLVDSDFLQREAEGFEEFKDTLGAYTPAWAEKISGVPAAIIVELAREYAAASSPVIILGSGNSRYGNGGMTVRLITILSTLTGAWSRAGGGMCGCNTGSGPYVDSDRINRPDFRTNTARKININMLGEALNGEDGKAPIRCLHVYGSNPVGSVADQQGIQKGLLNPDLFTVVHERFMTDTARYADIILPATFSVEQSDCYSAYGYCSFGTAYKIIPASGECKSNWDIFCLLAKAMGYTDDHFYRTEKDLLEELLANPMIALQHISDDEWKVLKNGGVLSTALADHTDWKTPSGKIQIVNNELASHMPQYQECHGKNHPLRLVAAPSSETLNSIFLERDDLIDRRGLMTLAMHTDDAAARGIADKDSVLAFNDMGEVTFTAIVTPLIAKGTVAATGIFKTKQSANGNLVNTLHHERLSDIGEATTLNDNTVDVRKV; from the coding sequence ATGAAAACATATAAGACAATTTGCCCCTATGATTGCCCTACCTCTTGCGGGCTTTTGGTTGAAAGCGATGGTGAACGCATTGTTAAAGTTAAAGGTGACCCCGCTGATCCTATTTCTAAGGGGCTGATCTGTCGTAAGATGCAGCGTTACGAAAAATCGGTACATTCACCGGACAGGATTCTTACCCCGTTAAAACGCACCGGGGCTAAAGGGTCTGGAGAATTTATTCCTATTTCTTGGGATGAAGCTATCAGTACAATTACAGATCACTGGAAACAGACTTTGGATGAATTAGGTCCGGATTCGATTCTGCCGTTTTATTATTCAGGTGTCATGAGCCTCATTCAACGCAACTGCGGTGATGCCTTGTTTAACAAAATGGGAGCATGTTCACTGATAAAAACGCTTTGTTGTTCTGCCAAAGGAGTAGGGTATTCGACTGTTGTGGGTAATACTGGTTGTCTTGATCCTCGCGAGCTGTCTGACAGTGATTTTTATATTGTATGGGGCAGCAATATGAAAGCCACACGTTTGCAGAGTATGCCTGATATTGTCAAAGCGCGTAAGCTTGGAAAGCGTGTTGTCCTTATCGAATCATATGCCAAGGAGATGGAGTCTTATTGTGATCAGGTTGTTCTGGTTACTCCAGGGACAGATGGAGCTTTAGCTCTGGCTATGATGCATGTGCTGGTCGAAGAAGGGCTGGTTGATTCAGATTTTCTGCAAAGAGAAGCAGAAGGTTTTGAAGAATTTAAAGATACGCTTGGCGCATATACTCCTGCCTGGGCCGAAAAAATATCCGGTGTTCCTGCCGCAATTATAGTTGAACTTGCGCGGGAATATGCAGCGGCATCCTCTCCAGTCATTATTTTAGGAAGTGGTAATTCGCGTTACGGAAACGGCGGAATGACTGTCCGGCTTATTACTATTTTATCAACTCTTACCGGAGCATGGTCTCGCGCCGGTGGAGGAATGTGCGGATGTAATACTGGCAGCGGCCCTTATGTTGATTCAGATCGTATTAACCGGCCTGACTTTCGTACCAATACAGCACGTAAAATAAATATTAACATGCTTGGGGAAGCACTAAACGGTGAAGATGGCAAAGCCCCTATACGCTGTCTGCATGTATACGGTAGCAATCCTGTAGGTTCTGTTGCCGATCAGCAGGGGATTCAAAAAGGATTGCTTAATCCTGATCTTTTCACTGTGGTGCATGAGCGTTTTATGACGGATACCGCTCGATATGCAGATATTATTCTCCCCGCTACATTTTCTGTTGAGCAGTCCGACTGCTATAGCGCATACGGGTATTGTTCATTTGGAACGGCATATAAAATCATACCGGCTTCTGGAGAATGTAAAAGTAACTGGGATATTTTTTGTCTGCTTGCCAAGGCAATGGGGTATACGGACGATCACTTCTACAGAACTGAGAAAGATTTGTTGGAAGAGTTGCTTGCTAATCCTATGATTGCTTTACAGCATATTTCAGATGATGAGTGGAAAGTGCTAAAAAATGGAGGAGTTCTCTCAACTGCGCTAGCTGATCATACCGACTGGAAGACTCCATCCGGTAAAATACAGATTGTTAATAATGAGCTTGCTTCACATATGCCTCAATATCAGGAATGTCATGGTAAAAATCACCCTTTGCGCTTAGTTGCTGCACCAAGCTCCGAGACTCTAAATTCTATTTTTCTGGAACGTGATGACCTTATAGATCGCCGTGGTCTTATGACTCTGGCAATGCATACCGATGACGCAGCAGCACGCGGGATTGCAGATAAAGATTCTGTTCTTGCATTTAATGATATGGGAGAAGTTACTTTCACCGCTATTGTGACTCCTTTGATTGCCAAAGGTACAGTTGCGGCTACAGGTATATTTAAAACGAAACAGTCTGCAAACGGTAATCTAGTGAATACTCTACATCATGAGCGGCTCTCTGATATTGGTGAAGCTACTACTTTAAATGATAATACTGTTGATGTTCGCAAGGTTTGA
- a CDS encoding PAS domain-containing sensor histidine kinase: MSKASLARIFQKKLIIWILVPGVLTSMLIIYLVGINQIRIMEREITQLSKSLSQNVNFYIDGAEDVLHSVAIISGNSDIAKKRSLFEGIHKEFNRFERLILLDRNENIIAVAPKGIEGVDFPIRFNNIDSDKHVLTSPIISPNSGKLVVYISLPIDGGGKIVAELSLDALQKFIYGFLSNNRIIILTDSYGNLIVHPDKEQVRIQSNVASLSIFNHPVNSEKGKFYQDNGKIYFGKVALIPGTGWKILVASTAEYLLEPVITLGLVVTTLIVCFFIMLTIALRKEFKTRITLPITNYINRLSEVAKGHYPTDSSQESEFLELNDLGKVFDVMSAKVRAREQELQVSKTFFQNIIDSMPSALVWVDENMKACEYNKKALEIFGKGLTKIESKHVEVFFSGHTEIYEAINEARKNKKAKILEGKRITAKSPNLYTVTIFPLLGSEMKGVVIRMDDVTSRVRMEEVMVQTEKMMSVGGLAAGMAHEINNPLGSIMQGAQNLERRFSSEIPANVQAAAEVGCTMEHLQKYLKIRKINRIITGIKDSGTRAAGIVSNMLEFSKPGKEQLTSVNIENLVEASLKLAAKDYDLKKKYDFLHIKIVKDFEKNIPDVMCSKSEIEQVLFNLLKNAAQAMVMHGFSGNEPCITIKTRANDTTMSIEIEDNGPGINPEIRKRVFEPFFTTKNTEAGTGLGLSVSYFIITQNHGGTFTVESNHSGGARFTISLPIKNQLTQA; this comes from the coding sequence ATGAGCAAAGCTTCTCTTGCAAGAATCTTCCAAAAAAAACTTATTATATGGATTCTTGTCCCTGGGGTGCTCACGAGTATGCTTATTATCTATCTTGTTGGGATCAACCAGATAAGAATAATGGAACGTGAAATCACACAACTTTCAAAGTCACTATCCCAAAATGTTAACTTTTATATTGATGGAGCAGAAGATGTATTGCATTCCGTTGCAATAATAAGCGGAAATAGCGACATTGCTAAAAAACGTAGTTTATTTGAAGGAATTCATAAAGAATTTAATAGATTTGAACGTCTGATATTATTAGATCGCAATGAAAATATTATTGCTGTTGCGCCTAAGGGGATTGAAGGTGTCGATTTCCCCATTCGTTTCAATAATATTGACTCTGATAAACATGTCCTTACTTCACCTATTATCTCCCCAAATTCTGGAAAGCTTGTTGTTTATATAAGTCTTCCCATTGACGGAGGGGGGAAAATTGTTGCTGAACTCAGCCTAGATGCACTTCAAAAATTTATTTACGGTTTTTTATCAAACAACAGAATCATTATTTTAACAGATTCCTACGGCAATCTTATTGTCCATCCAGATAAAGAACAAGTTCGTATCCAATCTAATGTGGCTTCACTTAGCATTTTTAATCACCCCGTAAATTCAGAAAAAGGAAAATTCTATCAAGATAATGGCAAAATATATTTCGGAAAAGTTGCACTCATACCAGGTACAGGCTGGAAAATTTTAGTCGCATCCACAGCAGAGTATTTATTAGAACCAGTTATAACACTTGGGCTAGTAGTTACCACACTTATCGTCTGCTTTTTTATTATGCTAACGATTGCCTTAAGAAAAGAATTCAAAACAAGAATTACGTTGCCAATTACTAATTATATTAACAGACTTTCTGAAGTAGCCAAAGGACACTATCCCACTGACAGTTCGCAGGAAAGTGAATTTCTGGAATTGAACGATCTTGGGAAGGTTTTTGATGTTATGTCTGCAAAAGTAAGAGCACGCGAACAGGAACTTCAAGTCTCCAAAACTTTTTTCCAAAACATTATTGATTCCATGCCATCAGCATTGGTTTGGGTCGATGAAAACATGAAAGCATGCGAGTACAACAAAAAGGCTCTTGAAATCTTTGGAAAAGGATTAACAAAAATAGAATCTAAACATGTCGAAGTATTTTTCTCCGGCCATACAGAAATATATGAAGCCATCAATGAAGCGAGAAAAAACAAAAAAGCCAAAATATTAGAGGGAAAACGAATCACAGCAAAATCTCCCAATCTGTATACTGTTACAATATTTCCGTTGCTCGGGTCGGAGATGAAAGGAGTAGTTATCCGCATGGATGATGTAACTTCACGTGTCCGCATGGAAGAAGTTATGGTCCAAACTGAAAAGATGATGTCTGTAGGCGGATTGGCAGCAGGAATGGCGCATGAAATAAACAATCCGTTAGGTAGTATTATGCAGGGCGCACAAAATTTGGAGCGCAGGTTTTCCTCAGAAATACCAGCTAATGTTCAAGCGGCAGCCGAAGTTGGATGCACTATGGAACATCTACAAAAATACCTTAAAATCAGAAAAATAAACAGAATAATAACCGGAATTAAAGATTCAGGAACCCGTGCTGCAGGGATAGTCTCTAACATGCTTGAATTCAGCAAGCCCGGCAAAGAACAGCTAACATCCGTTAATATTGAAAATTTGGTTGAAGCTTCCCTTAAACTTGCTGCAAAAGATTACGACTTAAAAAAGAAGTACGACTTTCTTCATATTAAGATTGTTAAAGATTTCGAGAAAAATATTCCTGACGTAATGTGCTCCAAATCTGAAATTGAACAGGTTCTTTTTAATCTGCTAAAAAACGCGGCGCAAGCCATGGTTATGCATGGTTTCTCTGGCAATGAACCTTGTATTACTATCAAAACCAGAGCAAATGATACGACCATGTCCATTGAGATTGAAGACAACGGTCCCGGCATAAATCCGGAAATTAGAAAAAGAGTCTTTGAACCATTTTTTACCACTAAAAATACAGAGGCAGGAACTGGACTTGGACTTTCTGTTTCTTACTTCATAATAACACAGAATCACGGTGGAACATTTACTGTGGAATCAAACCATAGCGGCGGAGCTAGATTTACAATTTCACTTCCTATTAAAAATCAACTGACACAAGCTTAG
- a CDS encoding ABC transporter substrate-binding protein, whose translation MDNLNNIKLPGTIFVLILLSLCLCSCSEDPILIGFSGTLKGKYSDLGVQGRNGVTLAVEKINKAGGLDGRKLELLVRDDENTSEGAVKADRELIKAGVSVIFGHMTSIQSLAALKEIKEDEVIFISPTTSTNLIQGINDNFFRVIPTLTNLSKSLSDYAVKTLRKKRIAVLWDRSNTPFAEPYKDTFVEFFNKNGGKVVGEVDFSSYSGPVDWKIIMDKLKKLNPDSIIAVTAARDLAVFAQHSKLDNTGWTILSSMWGYTKELIQTGGQSVEGVIFSVHFAEDLNDQDYENFKQKFTARFGWPPNFAAAFGYESVMVFAEAVKKNDGSTKGLAKVLPGISFKKSIVGPFTIDEYGDVEGTKHIVTVKNGTFVSVSRGKK comes from the coding sequence ATGGACAATTTGAATAATATAAAGTTGCCCGGAACTATCTTTGTTTTAATTTTACTTAGTCTCTGTTTATGTTCATGCTCAGAAGATCCTATCCTCATAGGTTTTTCAGGCACTTTAAAAGGCAAATATTCTGATTTGGGAGTTCAAGGAAGAAACGGTGTGACTCTTGCTGTTGAAAAAATTAATAAAGCCGGAGGGCTGGACGGCCGCAAGCTGGAACTTCTTGTACGTGATGACGAAAATACCAGCGAAGGCGCTGTTAAAGCCGATCGCGAACTTATAAAAGCCGGAGTCTCAGTAATATTCGGGCACATGACCAGTATTCAATCCTTAGCCGCTCTTAAAGAAATCAAAGAAGATGAGGTTATATTTATTTCCCCCACAACCTCTACTAACTTAATACAAGGTATCAACGATAATTTCTTCAGGGTAATTCCGACTCTTACGAATTTATCCAAGAGTCTTTCTGACTATGCAGTTAAGACACTTAGAAAAAAAAGAATAGCAGTTCTCTGGGACCGTTCAAACACCCCTTTTGCTGAACCTTATAAGGATACTTTTGTAGAATTTTTCAATAAAAATGGAGGAAAAGTTGTAGGAGAAGTAGACTTCAGTTCATATAGCGGCCCTGTAGATTGGAAAATAATAATGGATAAACTGAAGAAGCTAAACCCGGACTCTATTATCGCCGTAACTGCTGCTCGAGATTTAGCAGTTTTTGCTCAGCATTCAAAACTGGATAATACAGGATGGACAATTCTCAGCAGCATGTGGGGTTACACTAAAGAACTTATCCAGACTGGCGGACAAAGTGTAGAAGGAGTTATTTTTTCAGTTCACTTTGCTGAAGACCTCAATGATCAGGATTACGAAAACTTCAAACAAAAATTTACAGCAAGATTCGGCTGGCCGCCTAATTTTGCGGCAGCATTCGGTTACGAGTCAGTTATGGTTTTTGCAGAAGCTGTCAAAAAAAATGATGGTAGCACTAAAGGGTTAGCCAAAGTTCTCCCCGGCATATCTTTTAAAAAGAGTATAGTCGGCCCATTTACTATTGACGAATATGGTGATGTCGAAGGAACAAAACATATTGTAACAGTTAAGAATGGTACGTTTGTAAGTGTTTCCAGAGGCAAAAAATGA
- a CDS encoding uridine kinase — protein MGKLIKEDEEKGRLHIETSLLGESLVGKGCMRRTEADEYFHMQPDVNILKIGGQSIMDRGAKALLPILDELVKAKEEHKILLMTGGGTRARHVYNIGIDLGMPTGVLSKLGDKVSWQNAEMLSVLLAKHGGVKIGHGDHLEQLNMFCQLGYLPITTGIPPYGFFEHPAEVGSIPPHRTDSGAFLLGENIGAKSVIYLKDEKGLYEDDPKKAKDLETLKFYDKIHVDELIAMDLDDLIVERAVLTFLKNAKTLKQFQVIDVLRHPEDIHAALRGEHVGTIVYK, from the coding sequence ATGGGCAAATTGATCAAAGAAGATGAAGAAAAAGGGCGTTTGCACATAGAAACAAGCTTGTTGGGAGAATCATTGGTAGGTAAGGGATGTATGCGGCGTACTGAAGCTGATGAATATTTCCATATGCAGCCTGATGTTAATATTTTGAAAATAGGTGGCCAGTCCATCATGGATCGTGGTGCAAAGGCTTTGCTGCCTATCCTTGATGAGTTAGTGAAGGCAAAGGAAGAGCATAAAATTTTACTTATGACCGGAGGCGGAACCCGTGCTCGGCATGTATACAATATAGGTATTGATTTGGGTATGCCTACAGGTGTGCTTTCAAAGCTTGGTGATAAAGTTTCTTGGCAGAATGCAGAGATGCTTTCTGTTTTGCTTGCTAAACATGGCGGGGTTAAAATCGGTCACGGTGATCACCTAGAACAGCTTAACATGTTTTGTCAGCTTGGATATTTACCGATTACGACAGGTATTCCTCCTTATGGTTTTTTTGAGCATCCTGCCGAAGTAGGGTCCATTCCGCCGCATCGGACTGATTCCGGAGCCTTTTTGCTCGGTGAAAATATAGGTGCTAAGTCCGTAATTTATCTGAAAGATGAAAAAGGGTTATATGAGGATGATCCTAAGAAAGCGAAGGATCTAGAAACTCTTAAATTTTATGATAAAATTCATGTAGATGAATTGATTGCAATGGATCTTGATGATTTGATTGTTGAGCGGGCAGTTCTAACATTTCTTAAAAATGCTAAAACCTTGAAACAATTTCAGGTTATTGATGTGCTTCGTCATCCAGAAGATATCCATGCAGCTCTTCGTGGTGAGCATGTAGGAACAATTGTTTATAAATAA
- a CDS encoding helix-turn-helix transcriptional regulator — MSKRVGGGKPQRYVQPSLLMALKSEPSYGYQLIQIIGEYGFMREDVPPGMIYRHLRQMDEEGVVESKWDSQGDGPAKRIYSITAEGLEILEAWILHMERQRNALDNFIQRYREQ, encoded by the coding sequence ATGTCAAAAAGAGTTGGCGGGGGAAAACCCCAGCGTTATGTGCAGCCGTCGTTGCTTATGGCTTTAAAGTCAGAGCCTTCGTATGGATATCAGTTAATTCAGATTATCGGGGAATACGGGTTTATGCGTGAAGACGTGCCGCCGGGGATGATTTATCGTCATTTGCGGCAAATGGATGAGGAGGGCGTTGTTGAATCTAAATGGGATTCACAGGGCGATGGTCCTGCCAAGAGAATTTACTCCATAACCGCAGAAGGTCTGGAAATACTGGAAGCCTGGATTCTTCATATGGAGCGTCAGCGCAATGCGCTGGATAATTTTATCCAGCGCTATAGGGAGCAGTAG
- the dgcN gene encoding N-acetyltransferase DgcN: MFEAPYLLFLGEAPDALTAKMAQGIYDWRPEAVAGQLRMEGCKADLGVKDLTIKEAVDAGVKTLVVGVVNRGGIISESWKSILIEALEAGMDIACGLHNLLRDEADLAKAAADNGRTLYDVRIPTVKYPVANGKKRTGKRCLAVGTDCSVGKMYTALAMDREMKKRGLKSTFRATGQTGILIEGGGVPLDAVVADFMAGAIEWLTPNNDADHWDMIEGQGSLFHASYSGVTMALVHGGQPDALILCHEPTREHMRGLPDYQQPSLEDLRDVALRLAQVVNPACKVAAISVNTQHMDEAAALKYLEEVEKRMGIPTVDPYRQGASRLVEALV; this comes from the coding sequence ATGTTTGAAGCACCTTATTTACTTTTTCTCGGAGAGGCTCCTGATGCCCTGACTGCAAAAATGGCGCAGGGTATTTACGACTGGAGACCTGAAGCTGTTGCCGGACAGCTTCGTATGGAAGGATGCAAAGCAGATCTTGGAGTTAAAGATTTAACAATTAAAGAAGCTGTTGATGCCGGAGTAAAGACTTTGGTTGTCGGCGTCGTTAATCGCGGCGGGATTATTTCTGAAAGCTGGAAATCCATTCTTATCGAAGCTCTTGAAGCAGGAATGGATATTGCCTGTGGTTTGCACAATCTGCTTCGTGATGAAGCTGATCTTGCCAAGGCTGCTGCCGATAACGGTAGAACTTTATATGATGTACGTATTCCTACAGTTAAATATCCTGTAGCAAACGGTAAAAAACGTACCGGTAAAAGATGTCTTGCTGTCGGAACTGATTGCTCTGTCGGTAAAATGTACACAGCTCTTGCAATGGACCGTGAAATGAAAAAACGCGGCCTTAAATCAACTTTCCGCGCTACAGGGCAGACAGGTATATTGATTGAAGGTGGCGGTGTTCCTCTTGATGCTGTTGTTGCCGATTTCATGGCAGGTGCCATTGAATGGCTCACCCCTAACAATGATGCCGACCACTGGGATATGATCGAAGGGCAGGGTAGCTTGTTCCATGCTTCTTATTCCGGAGTAACCATGGCACTTGTACATGGTGGACAGCCTGATGCTCTTATCCTTTGTCATGAACCTACTCGCGAACATATGCGCGGTCTTCCTGACTACCAGCAGCCTTCACTTGAAGATCTTCGCGACGTTGCACTGAGACTTGCTCAGGTTGTTAACCCTGCATGTAAAGTTGCAGCTATCTCTGTAAATACTCAGCACATGGACGAAGCTGCTGCCCTTAAATATTTGGAAGAAGTTGAAAAGAGAATGGGAATTCCAACTGTTGATCCTTATCGTCAGGGTGCAAGTCGTCTTGTCGAGGCTCTTGTATGA